From a single Brassica napus cultivar Da-Ae chromosome C9, Da-Ae, whole genome shotgun sequence genomic region:
- the LOC106392192 gene encoding mitogen-activated protein kinase kinase kinase YODA: MPWWSKHSSKDEKKKSSKESIIDAFNRKLGFGSEDKSSCRSRKSRRRRDEIVSQRGAISRLPSRSPSPSTRVSRCQSFAARSPAVPLPRPALRTAVTRIDSGSQRPGSNASLPLPKPHGGASNVPDSSGAEADFTTASVSSGSSVGDNPSDSILSPLASDCENGNRTALNISSRDQPIHSNKNSAEMFKPVPNLSNKNRRPLGTHVKNLQIPKRDLVLCSAPDSLLSSPSRSPMRSFVPDQVSNHGLLIGKPYPDVSLLGSGQCSSPGSGYNSGNNSIGGDMSTQLFWPQSRCSPECSPVPSPRMTSPGPSSRIQSGAVTPLHPRAGGSTTGSPTRRLDDNKQQSHRLPLPPLLISTTFPLSPTYSAATSPSVPRSPARAEATVSPGSRWKKGRLLGMGSFGHVYLGFNSESGEMCAMKEVTLCSDDAKSRESAQQLGQEIAVLSRLRHPNIVQYYGSETVDDKLYIYLEYVSGGSIYKLLQEYGQFGENAIRNYTQQILSGLAYLHAKNTVHRDIKGANILVDPHGRVKVADFGMAKHITAQSGPLSFKGSPYWMAPEVIQNSSGSNLAVDIWSLGCTVLEMATTKPPWSQYEGVPAMFKIGNSKDLPDIPNHLSEEGKDFVRKCLQRNPANRPTAAQLLEHAFVRNVMPLERPLVSAESAESMNVVTSSTMRSLDIGHARSLPLDSEDTSNYQQKGLKPGLGFSTSQSPRNMSCPISPVGSPIFHSHSPHISGRRSPSPISSPHVLSGSSTPLTAGGGAIPFHHQRQTTINLLQEGIGSSRSPGSAGNFYTNSYFQEPRQPRSSPRTPPHVFWDNNGSIQPGYNWNKDNQPVLSDHVSQQLLSEHLKLKSLNLRPGFSTPPGSTNRGP; this comes from the exons ATGCCTTGGTGGAGTAAACATTCATCTAAAGATGAAAAGAAGAAATCTAGCAAGGAGAGTATCATCGATGCCTTTAACCGGAAACTGGGTTTTGGGTCTGAGGATAAGTCTAGTTGTCGCTCAAGAAAGTCACGTAGACGACGTGATGAGATTGTGTCACAAAGAGGAGCTATATCTAGACTACCATCAAGATCTCCATCTCCTTCCACTCGGGTTTCACGCTGTCAGAGCTTCGCAGCAAGATCTCCTGCTGTACCTCTTCCTCGTCCCGCTCTCCGTACTGCTGTAACTCGCATTGATTCTGGTTCGCAGAGACCAGGTTCCAATGCAAGTTTGCCACTTCCAAAGCCCCATGGTGGTGCTTCGAATGTGCCTGATAGCAGCGGTGCTGAGGCTGATTTTACCACTGCTTCTGTGTCTAGTGGAAGTTCTGTGGGGGACAATCCATCTGATTCTATTCTTAGTCCATTGGCTTCTGATTGTGAAAATGGAAACAGAACAGCACTAAACATTTCTTCGAG GGATCAGCCAATACATAGTAACAAAAACTCAGCTGAGATGTTCAAGCCTGTCCCAAATCTGTCCAATAAAAACCGGAGACCTCTGGGGACACATGTGAAGAATTTACAAATCCCAAAACGGGACCTAGTGCTCTGCAGTGCTCCAGATAGCTTGCTTTCTAGTCCTTCAAGGAGTCCAATGAGATCATTTGTCCCAGATCAGGTCTCAAACCATGGGTTGTTGATTGGCAAACCGTATCCAGATGTTTCCTTGCTTGGATCTGGACAGTGCTCAAGCCCAGGCTCAGGTTACAACTCGGGTAACAACTCCATTGGTGGAGATATGTCTACTCAGCTGTTTTGGCCTCAGAGCAGGTGTAGCCCTGAATGTTCCCCTGTGCCTAGCCCAAGAATGACGAGTCCTGGTCCTAGCTCAAGAATACAGAGTGGCGCCGTTACGCCTCTTCATCCTCGAGCTGGAGGATCAACCACTGGCTCTCCTACTAGACGGCTTGATGATAACAAACAGCAAAGCCACCGTCTGCCTCTCCCGCCGTTATTAATATCAACTACTTTTCCGTTGTCTCCGACATATTCGGCAGCTACATCGCCGTCTGTCCCTCGTAGTCCAGCAAGGGCAGAGGCTACTGTAAGCCCTGGATCACGATGGAAAAAAGGGAGATTACTGGGGATGGGCAGCTTTGGACATGTGTATCTTGGTTTCAACAG TGAAAGTGGTGAGATGTGTGCAATGAAAGAGGTTACTCTATGCTCAGATGATGCTAAGTCAAGGGAGAGTGCCCAACAATTAGGCCAG GAGATTGCAGTTCTAAGCCGCTTACGACACCCTAATATAGTGCAGTATTATGGCTCTGAAACC GTAGACGACAAGTTGTATATATATCTGGAGTATGTCTCTGGTGGTTCTATCTATAAGCTTCTTCAGGAGTATGGACAGTTCGGTGAGAATGCAATCCGTAACTACACACAACAAATTTTATCAGGGCTCGCGTACTTGCACGCCAAGAACACTGTTCATAG GGACATCAAAGGAGCAAATATACTGGTGGATCCTCATGGACGAGTAAAAGTGGCTGATTTTGGGATGGCAAAACAT ATAACTGCTCAATCTGGTCCTTTATCATTCAAGGGAAGCCCATATTGGATGGCTCCTGAG GTGATACAGAACTCAAGTGGCAGTAACCTTGCGGTTGACATATGGAGTCTGGGATGTACTGTTTTAGAAATGGCTACAACGAAACCTCCATGGAGCCAGTATGAAGGG GTTCCTGCTATGTTCAAGATTGGAAACAGCAAGGACCTTCCGGATATCCCTAATCATTTATCCGAAGAAGGGAAGGATTTTGTGAGAAAATGCTTACAAAGAAACCCAGCAAATCGTCCAACAGCTGCTCAGCTTTTAGAGCATGCTTTTGTTAGAAACGTGATGCCGTTGGAAAGGCCTCTTGTGAGTGCAGAGTCTGCAGAATCTATGAATGTAGTTACTTCAAGCACCATGAGATCACTG GACATTGGACACGCAAGGAGCCTCCCATTAGACTCGGAAGATACGAGCAATTACCAGCAGAAAGGATTAAAACCTGGCTTGGGATTCAG TACATCCCAGTCTCCTAGGAACATGTCGTGCCCTATTTCACCAGTCGGTAGTCCAATCTTTCACTCGCATTCGCCACACATTAGCGGAAGAAGGTCTCCATCCCCGATATCTAGTCCCCACGTTCTCTCCGGCTCATCAACACCCTTAACCGCGGGCGGTGGAGCCATCCCTTTCCATCACCAGAGACAAACCACAATCAACTTGTTGCAAGAAGGGATAGGATCAAGCAGAAGCCCGGGAAGTGCAGGAAACTTCTACACCAACAGTTACTTTCAGGAGCCTAGACAGCCCCGGAGTAGTCCAAGGACGCCTCCTCATGTATTTTGGGACAACAACGGTTCTATCCAACCAGGCTATAATTGGAACAAGGACAACCAACCAGTCCTGTCTGATCATGTGTCACAACAGTTATTAAGTGAGCATCTGAAACTGAAGTCCCTTAATCTGAGACCCGGTTTTTCAACTCCTCCCGGCTCGACAAACAGAGGACCCTAA
- the LOC106392193 gene encoding signal peptide peptidase-like 2, which yields MDSLRFLRILLVSASILLVSLLYTVTAGDIVHQDDLAPKKPGCENDFVLVKVQTWIDGTEDAEFVGVGARFGRRIVSKEKNANQTHVVFANPRDCCSPLKTKLIGDVVIVDRGNCRFTAKANNAEAAGASALLIINNQKELYKMVCEPDETDLDIQIPAVLLPQDAGATLEKMLINSSKVSVQLYSPRRPAVDVAEVFLWLMAIGTILCASYWSAWSAREPAIEHDKLLKDAIDEIPSTNDGGSGVVEINTLSAICFVFLASGFLVVLYKLMSYWFVELLVVVFCIGGVEGLQTCLVALLSRWFQRAGDSYIKVPFLGSISYLTLAVSPFCIIFAVLWAVYRERSLAWIGQDVLGIALVITVLQIVHVPNLKVGTVLLSCAFLYDIFWVFVSKKLFHESVMIVVARGDKSGEDGIPMLLKIPRMFDPWGGYSIIGFGDILLPGLLIAFALRYDWLANKTLRTGYFIWAMVAYGLGLLITYVALNLMDGHGQPALLYIVPFTLGTMLTLARKRDDLWILWTKGEPERACPHHVRLEQCSE from the exons ATGGATTCGCTCCGATTTCTCCGGATTCTTCTCGTTTCTGCTTCGATCTTACTCGTCTCTCTCCTGTATACAGTCACCGCCGGTGATATAGTTCACCAGGACGATTTAGCTCCGAAGAAGCCAGGTTGCGAAAACGACTTCGTTTTG GTTAAAGTTCAAACGTGGATTGATGGTACTGAAGATGCTGAGTTTGTTGGCGTTGGTGCTAGATTTGGGAGGCGGATTGTCTCCAAGGAGAAGAACGCTAACCAGACTCATGTTGTTTTTGCTAATCCTCGTGATTGTTGTTCACCTCTCAAGACTAAG CTTATTGGAGATGTTGTTATTGTGGACCGGGGCAACTGTCGGTTCACAGCTAAGGCTAATAATGCCGAAGCTGCTGGTGCCTCTGCTCTATTAATCATTAATAACCAGAAAG AACTTTACAAAATGGTTTGTGAACCGGATGAAACGGATTTAGACATTCAGATTCCTGCCGTCTTGCTCCCACAAGACGCTGGTGCAACCTTGGAAAAAATGCTTATCAACAGTTCTAAAG TGTCGGTGCAGCTTTACTCCCCAAGACGACCAGCTGTTGATGTAGCCGAAGTCTTTTTGTGGTTAATGGCTATCGGTACCATTTTGTGTGCATCTTATTGGTCCGCATGGAGTGCCCGAGAACCAGCTATTGAACATGATAAGCTACTCAAG GATGCTATAGACGAAATCCCTAGCACAAATGATGGGGGTAGTGGTGTCGTGGAGATCAATACTCTTTCAGCTATTTGTTTCGTATTTCTTGCTTCGGGCTTCCTGGTTGTTCTTTACAAGCTTATGTCTTATTGGTTTGTGGAGCTTCTTGTGGTTGTTTTCTGCATTGGTGGTGTTGAG GGTTTGCAAACTTGCCTTGTCGCTTTGCTATCAAG ATGGTTCCAACGTGCAGGAGATTCTTACATAAAAGTTCCTTTCCTTGGATCTATCTCTTATCTGACTCTTGCAGTTTCTCCTTTCTGCATTATCTTTGCTGTTTTATGGGCTGTTTACCGAGAGCGTTCCTTAGCTTGGATTGGCCAAGATGTTCTT GGGATCGCATTGGTCATCACAGTATTACagattgttcatgtcccaaatcTTAAG GTGGGGACAGTTCTACTCAGCTGTGCCTTCTTGTACGACATCTTCTGGGTGTTCGTCTCCAAGAAGTTGTTCCACGAAAGCGTAATGATTGTC GTAGCACGTGGGGATAAAAGCGGAGAAGATGGTATCCCTATGCTCCTGAAGATTCCACGCATGTTTGATCCGTGGGGAGGCTACAGCATTATTGGATTCGGTGATATTCTTTTGCCCGGTTTGCTAATCGCATTTGCTCTCAG ATATGACTGGTTAGCTAACAAGACTCTTCGAACCGGCTATTTTATATGGGCAATGGTTGCCTACGGATTAG GTCTTTTGATTACTTACGTGGCTCTAAATTTAATGGATGGACATGGCCAACCAGCATTGCTCTACATTGTCCCTTTTACTCTCG GAACAATGTTAACACTAGCTCGAAAACGAGATGATCTTTGGATTCTATGGACGAAAGGAGAGCCAGAAAGGGCATGTCCTCACCACGTCAGGCTTGAACAGTGCTCTGAGTAA